From the genome of Pirellulales bacterium, one region includes:
- a CDS encoding response regulator: MKTVFTTGEAAKICKVSQQTIIRCFDSGQLKGFRVPGSRFRRIPRVELFAFMRDNGIPTDALESGKRKILVVDDDQELVDLIVDVLEKDGRFEVRAVNNGFDAGMMVKEYHPDLLVLDVMLPDINGREVCQRVRSDKTMDDVKIICISGMIENDKIEDLKAAGANDFLHKPFEVDTLIDRISGQLDIESVTAG; encoded by the coding sequence ATGAAAACAGTATTCACGACCGGCGAAGCCGCCAAAATCTGCAAGGTCAGCCAGCAGACCATTATTCGCTGCTTCGATTCCGGTCAGCTCAAGGGATTCCGAGTTCCCGGCAGCCGTTTCCGTCGCATTCCGCGGGTCGAATTGTTCGCCTTCATGCGTGACAATGGCATTCCGACCGACGCCCTGGAAAGTGGCAAGCGCAAGATTTTGGTCGTAGACGACGATCAAGAGCTGGTCGATTTGATCGTGGACGTGCTCGAAAAAGACGGACGATTCGAAGTCCGCGCGGTCAACAACGGCTTCGACGCCGGCATGATGGTCAAGGAATATCATCCCGACCTATTGGTACTCGATGTCATGCTCCCCGACATCAATGGCCGCGAAGTTTGCCAGCGCGTGCGCAGCGACAAAACGATGGACGATGTGAAAATCATTTGCATCTCCGGTATGATCGAAAACGACAAAATCGAAGACCTGAAGGCTGCCGGCGCAAACGACTTTTTGCACAAACCGTTTGAAGTGGATACGCTTATTGATCGCATCAGCGGACAATTGGATATCGAGTCGGTCACGGCGGGATAG